One genomic region from Rosa rugosa chromosome 1, drRosRugo1.1, whole genome shotgun sequence encodes:
- the LOC133739535 gene encoding uncharacterized protein LOC133739535 produces the protein MYLLSHQPSLIPKIMESLAPTHLLLLLFTLFTFIATISCTESISNPIQDDIHDIVCSVPGVNCAQGKCKYSNDSSHSIDVPGLGRVGFDCDCNPGWKKIQIGPFTYPSCLIPDCTVNVGCDLSPPQPPPFPPPLVIPQCALVWCGDGTCIANGTSGYICQCNEGTLNMLDNPQLACLKTCAFGGDCKKLGFPSDAKSNAPSSQTIVTMMLLTSIFLTWI, from the exons ATGTATCTTCTTTCACACCAACCTAGTCTCATACCAAAGATCATGGAAAGTCTCGCTCCtactcatcttcttcttcttctctttactCTCTTCACCTTCATTGCCACAATCAGTTGTACAGAGTCGATATCAAATCCAATACAAGACGATATACACG ATATTGTTTGTTCAGTTCCAGGGGTAAACTGTGCGCAAGGAAAATGCAAGTATTCTAATGACTCAAGTCACTCAATAGATGTGCCTGGTCTCGGACGTGTGGGTTTTGACTGCGACTGTAACCCTGGTTGGAAAAAGATTCAGATCGGCCCCTTTACCTATCCATCTTGTCTCATTCCAGACT GCACTGTTAATGTTGGATGTGATTTATCTCCCCCACAACCTCCTCCTTTCCCTCCGCCACTGGTAATACCAC AATGTGCACTTGTTTGGTGTGGTGACGGAACCTGCATAGCCAACGGGACTAGTGGATACATATGCCAATGCAATGAAGGCACATTGAACATGTTGGATAATCCACAGTTAGCATGCTTGAAAACAT GCGCTTTTGGAGGAGACTGCAAGAAGCTTGGCTTCCCATCCGATGCCAAATCAAATGCTCCAAGCTCTCAAACAATTG TAACTATGATGCTGTTGACATCAATCTTTCTGACATGGATTTGA